The Quercus lobata isolate SW786 chromosome 9, ValleyOak3.0 Primary Assembly, whole genome shotgun sequence region ctttaaatggccaaatagGATGGCAGGAGACCCCATGAAGCGCAACCAAAACCTGTATTGTCAATACTACCAAGAACTAGGGCATACCATTGAGGACTGCAGAAACTTGAAGAAACACCTGGACCATTTGGTCCAAGAAGGAAAATTAAGTCACCTCTTACATCACTCCAGTGGCCGACAAGGACAGGCAAGTACTGAGGCATGGAGGGACACCTCCTTGAGACTGCCCATAGGCAAGATAAATGTCATTCTCGCCGCCCCCGAAAGGATCGGATCTTGTCCTTCCAGAGTAATGTCTGTAGCTCAGCTTCCCACCGAACATGATGATCGAGAGTCTAAAAAAGCCAAGAAGATAGCATCACTCGTATTGGGCTTCTCGGACGATGACAAGGTTGGAACCACCCAACCCTACGATGATGCTCTGGTCGTCACACTCAGGATTGGAAGATATGATGTGAGGAGAGTGCTGGTGGATCAGGGTAGTGTAGTGGAAGTAATGTACCCCGACCTATATAGGGGGCTAAATTTTAAATCTGAAGACCTAACAGTGTATGATTCCCCTTTAGTGAGTTTCGAAGGGAAAATTGTTACACCAAGGGGCCAGATCAGACTGCCCATTCAAACTGGCTCGGAcatggtggaggtggattttattgtggTCGATGCCTATTCGCCTTACACAGCTATAGTGGCCAGACCATGGCTCCATACCCTAGGGGCCGTTTCTTCTACATTTCACCAAAAGGTAAAATACCCATCAGAAGGTCGAGTTAAGGAGATTGTAGGAAATCAGGCTATGGCCAGACAGTGCATGGTGGTTGCAATCTCACGCCAATCCAATGCAAAGCCCTCGGCCTCTATTAGAAAAGACTTACAGCAATCAGCCACCCGGCATTGCCCGCTAATAAGCCAGCCGAGGAGGTAAAATGTGAAAATCTAGAAAAAGTGATCATTGACACTGATCCAGAGAAGTTCTTTCAAGTTGGCTCAGAACTACCACTTCGAGAGAAAGAAAAACTGATCGGGTTTCTTAGAAAAATGTGgacgtgtttgcatgggatGCCTACGAGGCCCCAGGGATTGATCCAAGCTTCATCTGCCACCACCTAAACGTTAACCCATTCATCATTCCCAAAAAGCAACTACCTCGACGCCCGTCAAAAGAGCATGCCAACGTTATCAAAGATGAAGTAACAAAGCTCAAAAAAgtaggggctatcaaagaagtcttctACCCCGAGTGGTTAGCCAATATAGTAGTGGTAAAGAAGAATAGTGGGAAGTGGCGAATTTGCATCGAATTCATAGACTTGAATCGGGCATGCCCAAAAGACCCATTCCCAATGCCTCAGATAGACCAGTTAATGGACGCAACTGTAGGCCATCCTCGAATaagcttcttggatgcctttcagggTTATTATCAAATGCCACTAGCCTCGGGTGATCAAGAAAAAATGGCATTTGTGACTCCTATTGGAAACTACCACTACAAAGTGATGAATTTCggtttgaagaatgcagggtctacctaccaaaggatgatgactagaaTATTTGAGCCACAGCTAGGCAAGAGtattgaagtctatatagatgacatggtagtaaagagtaaagtggtgttAGAGCATGTGCGAGATCTTGGAGTCATTTTTGACACCTTAAGAAAACACAAACTGCATCTTAATGCCTTTAAGTGCTCATTTGGTGTCGAATCTGGCAAATTTTTGGGCTATATGGTAACTcacaggggaattgaggtgagcCCAGATCAGATCAAAGCGATTCACAATTTGCAAGCTCCTCTGGAATGATCGTGGCCTTGAATTGGTTTATTTCCCGATCTGTGGACCGATGCCGACCCTTCTACCTCCTGATGAAcaaatggaaaggatttgagtggtcCAAGGACTGTGCCTTAGCCTTCCGGCAATTTAAAGAATACTTGTTGCggccacccatcatgtctagccctgaggcTGACGAGGTTTTATTCGCCTACATTGCGGTGGCCCCTCACGCTCTAAGCTTGGTGATAATACGAATTGATGGCGGCATACAACGACCAGTTTACTATGTGGGTAAATCGTTAGATGAGGCTGAGGTGCGTTATTTACCTTTGGAGAAGGCGATTTTGGTAGTGGTGCATACTACGCGAAAACTCCCTCATTACTTCCAGGCGCACACGGTCGTtgttctaactcagcttccaCTCAAGTTGGTACTCCGAAGTGCTGATTAAACAGGAAGAATTGCCATGTGGAgcatggttctaggggcttttgatatcaaatatatgcctCGGACCTCCGTTAAGGGCGAAGTCCTCGCTGATTTAATAGTCGAATTTGCTGAGCCCCCAATAATAGCAATAGCAAAGGAGGaaaacatggatgaaaaattggTTGGCACAATCTCTGCACAAGGAGCCTCACGTTGGAAAGCATATGTTGATGGCGCGGTAAACCAAAGGGGGTCTGGGGTAGGGCTAGTTCTAATATTCCCTGAGATGATTACCATAGAAAAGTCCTTGAGATTAGGGTTCTCGGCCacgaacaacgaagccgaatatGAAGCTTTATTGCAAGGAATGACCATGCTGTAGAAAATAGGAGGGAAGATGTTAGAAGTGTTCTCGGATTCAAGATTGGTTGTAGGCCAAGTGAGGGGTGAGCTAGAAGTCAAAGATGTGAAAATGTAAGAGTACCTGAGTCAGGTTAGGTGCTTGCAATCGGACTTTGAATTCTTCAACTTGACACACGTCTCTAGGAGTGGGAACACGCATGCGGATTTGTTGGCCACTTTGGCCGCGTCCTCGGAGCAGGGTTTACCTTAAATCATCCTTGTTGAGGACTTGTACAGGGCAGACATAGTAAAAAAGGATATGGTTCGAATCCATCATGTTATAGTGAGTCCAagttggatggatcccatagtgAGTTTTCTTAAAGATGATATTAGAAGAGAAAtcagaagctgagaaaatacgtaGAAAAGCTCCTTGGTTCTGGCTGTCTGAGGATCACAAGCTGTACAAGCGCTCCTATTCTAGGCCGTATCTACTATGTGTACACCTCTAAGTGCTACTACTCGAAGAATTGCATAGGGGAATTTGCGGGAGTCACACAAGAGGCAGATCACTGGCATACAGAGCCCTCACCCAAGGGTACTGGTGGCCGGGTATGCAGAGGCAAGCCTAAGAATACGTcaagaagtgtgatcaatgccagaGGTTTGCTTtaaatatccaccaacctggAGGGACCCTTAATCCCCTCTCCAATCCTTGGCCGTTCGCTCAGTAGGGCCTGGATATCGTAGACCCTTTCCTGAAAGCAGTAGGAAATAAAAGATACTTGATGGTTGGCACAGATTATTTCATCAAATGGGTTGAAGCCGAGCCCCTAGCcaacatcagggacgtggatgcaAAGAAATTCATTTGGAGGAACATCGTTACTCAATTCGGAGTCCCTCATGCCCTTATCTCGGACaatggccttcaatttgatagtaagacCTTTAAGAGATACTGTTGCGACTTAGGAATTACGAACCGATATTCCACTTCGACctacccccaaggaaatgggcaggtcgaGGTTTTTAATAAGGTTATAGTCAATGGGTTGAAGAAGAGATTGGAGGATgcgaagggaagatgggtggaagagctgccGAAGCTGTCCTCCCCCTGGAGACTAGCTTTCCAATGCTGAAAACGAGCACCTTCACTCCAAGCAACAACGACGAACTGCTAGGATGAAGTTtggatttaattgaagaaaaaagagaaaagtcaatgattcaattggcctattACCACCAAAAACTCAAGCGGGGGTATGAAGCCAATGTAAAACCACGGCTGCTAGTGCCAGGAGACCTGGTGTTGAGGAAGATTTTGGGTAACACCAAGAACCCATCTTGGGGAAAGTTGGGGCCCAACTGGGAAGGTCCTTATCGCATCACTTCAGTAGTAGGGATAGATGCATATCATTTGgaagacttagatgagaaaGATGTATCTCacccatggaatgtaaataacctaagaaggtattattattaataaaagcagTTTTGCTCACACTATGTTTTATTGTAATTGCGCGTCGCACGGTTCACTACtatccaagtgttaaacagaacctaagtttTGCATGGCTTCTTGGACCACAGGCCTagggaaaattaataacttatggcatctatccaagtgttaaacagaatctaagtcctacatggctcttCAGACCACAGGTTTaggaaaaattaataacttatgacatctatccaagtgttaaacagaacctaagt contains the following coding sequences:
- the LOC115961210 gene encoding uncharacterized protein LOC115961210; the encoded protein is MAGDPMKRNQNLYCQYYQELGHTIEDCRNLKKHLDHLVQEGKLSHLLHHSSGRQGQASTEAWRDTSLRLPIGKINVILAAPERIGSCPSRVMSVAQLPTEHDDRESKKAKKIASLVLGFSDDDKVGTTQPYDDALVVTLRIGRYDVRRVLVDQGSVVEVMYPDLYRGLNFKSEDLTVYDSPLVSFEGKIVTPRGQIRLPIQTGSDMVEVDFIVVDAYSPYTAIVARPWLHTLGAVSSTFHQKKNVDVFAWDAYEAPGIDPSFICHHLNVNPFIIPKKQLPRRPSKEHANVIKDEVTKLKKVGAIKEVFYPEWLANIVVVKKNSGKWRICIEFIDLNRACPKDPFPMPQIDQLMDATVGHPRISFLDAFQGYYQMPLASGDQEKMAFVTPIGNYHYKVMNFGLKNAGSTYQRMMTRIFEPQLGKSIEVYIDDMVVKSKVVLEHVRDLGVIFDTLRKHKLHLNAFKCSFGVESGKFLGYMVTHRGIEVSPDQIKAIHNLQAPLE